One region of Bradyrhizobium betae genomic DNA includes:
- a CDS encoding acyl-CoA synthetase — MLTEAATYDELYRNFHWDVPARFNMAEACCDRHADGTGRLALVYVDENGATTRTSFDEVAEMSRRFANVLKADGLAHGDRVAVFLSQSLELPVAHMAAFRSAMISIPLFALFGEDALEFRLSNSQAKAIVTDEAGWEKLAKIRDRLPDLKNVYIVGERAPAGTKSFWDAVKAASPDFARVDTSCDDPALIIYTSGTTGNPKGALHAHRVVLGHLPNVEMCHNFLPRPGDLMWTPADWAWIGGLVNGLFAFWYHGIPLVGHRARKFEPQAAMQMMADLGVRNVFLPPTALKLMRQAGVKHSGVKLRSIFTGGESLGGELLGWVRETFGIDAHEVFGQTECNLVIGSNSNLFPIRPGSMGKATPGFDVRIVNDKGEEQPRGQRGIIGVRQPCPCTMIEYWRNPEATAKKYAGEFLLTGDLGVQDEDGYFWYVSREDDVITTAGYRVGPSEIEHTLMKHPSVAMAAVVGIPDPIRTESIKAWIVLRPGFAPGDKLAREIQEFVKVQLAAHEYPRFVEFAETLPMTATGKVLRRELRAKG; from the coding sequence ATGCTGACCGAAGCTGCCACCTACGACGAGCTCTATCGCAACTTCCACTGGGATGTCCCGGCGCGCTTCAACATGGCGGAGGCGTGCTGCGACCGTCATGCCGACGGCACTGGCCGCCTCGCGCTGGTCTATGTCGACGAGAACGGCGCCACCACGCGCACCTCTTTCGACGAAGTCGCGGAGATGTCGCGCCGCTTCGCCAACGTGCTGAAGGCCGACGGCCTGGCGCACGGCGACCGCGTTGCGGTGTTCCTGTCGCAATCGCTGGAATTGCCGGTCGCGCACATGGCAGCGTTCCGCTCGGCGATGATCTCGATCCCGCTATTTGCATTGTTCGGCGAGGACGCACTGGAATTCCGTCTGTCCAACTCGCAGGCCAAGGCGATCGTCACCGACGAAGCGGGCTGGGAGAAGCTGGCGAAAATCCGCGATCGCCTGCCGGACCTGAAGAATGTCTATATCGTCGGTGAACGCGCACCGGCTGGTACGAAATCATTCTGGGATGCGGTCAAGGCCGCATCGCCCGATTTCGCGCGCGTCGACACCTCGTGCGACGATCCCGCGCTCATCATCTACACCTCGGGCACGACGGGCAATCCGAAGGGCGCGCTGCACGCGCACCGCGTCGTGCTCGGCCATCTGCCGAATGTGGAGATGTGTCACAACTTCCTGCCTCGCCCCGGCGACCTCATGTGGACGCCGGCGGACTGGGCCTGGATCGGTGGCCTCGTCAACGGGCTGTTCGCGTTCTGGTATCACGGCATTCCGCTGGTCGGTCATCGCGCGCGGAAATTCGAACCGCAGGCGGCAATGCAGATGATGGCCGATCTCGGCGTCCGCAACGTCTTCCTGCCGCCGACCGCGCTCAAGCTGATGCGGCAGGCCGGCGTGAAGCATTCGGGCGTGAAACTGCGCAGTATTTTTACCGGCGGTGAATCCCTCGGCGGCGAACTGCTCGGCTGGGTGCGCGAGACCTTCGGCATCGATGCGCATGAAGTGTTCGGCCAGACCGAGTGCAATCTCGTGATCGGCAGCAACTCCAACCTGTTTCCGATCCGCCCGGGCTCGATGGGCAAGGCGACACCGGGTTTCGATGTCCGCATCGTCAACGACAAGGGCGAAGAGCAGCCGAGAGGACAGCGTGGCATCATCGGCGTGCGCCAGCCATGCCCCTGCACGATGATCGAATACTGGCGCAACCCGGAAGCCACGGCGAAGAAATATGCCGGCGAGTTCCTGCTGACCGGCGATCTCGGCGTGCAGGACGAGGACGGCTATTTCTGGTACGTCAGCCGCGAGGACGACGTCATCACCACCGCCGGTTATCGTGTCGGCCCGTCCGAGATCGAGCACACGCTGATGAAGCATCCGTCGGTGGCGATGGCCGCGGTGGTCGGCATTCCCGATCCAATCCGCACCGAATCGATCAAGGCCTGGATCGTGCTGCGTCCCGGCTTTGCGCCGGGCGACAAGCTCGCGCGCGAGATCCAGGAGTTCGTCAAGGTGCAGCTCGCCGCGCACGAATATCCGCGCTTCGTGGAGTTCGCCGAGACGCTGCCGATGACGGCGACGGGGAAGGTGCTGCGGCGCGAACTGCGGGCCAAGGGGTAG
- a CDS encoding epoxide hydrolase family protein, with the protein MTAIKPFRIAISEDILTDLKSRLARTRWPEAELVGDWSQGAPLKWIQEICSYWANEYDWRAREAKLNRFAQYTTEIDGLDIHFLHARSKEPSALPLIITHGWPGSIVEFQKVIAPLFDPAAHGGNPADAFHVICPSLPGFGFSEKPKTTGWGVDRIAATWAKLMDRLGYARYGAQGGDWGSAVTTSLGMQDPEHCAGIHITLAFNAAPKVDGEPTPEEKRALAGLKHYVDLDSGYSKQQSTRPQTLGYGLTDSPSGQAAWILEKFWAWTDCDGHPENIFRKDELLDNVMLYWVTETATSSARLYWESFGKRRTTPKVNVPTGVAVFPKEIITPVRRWMEPNFSSITHWSEMEKGGHFAAFEQPELYVGDVRKFFATVR; encoded by the coding sequence ATGACCGCCATCAAACCGTTTCGCATCGCCATCAGCGAGGACATCCTCACCGATCTCAAGTCACGTCTCGCCCGCACGCGCTGGCCCGAAGCTGAACTGGTCGGCGACTGGAGCCAGGGCGCGCCGCTGAAGTGGATTCAGGAGATCTGCTCCTACTGGGCGAACGAGTATGACTGGCGTGCCCGCGAGGCCAAGCTCAATCGCTTCGCGCAGTACACCACCGAGATCGACGGGCTCGACATCCACTTCCTCCATGCGCGCTCGAAAGAACCGTCGGCGCTGCCGCTGATCATCACCCATGGCTGGCCCGGTTCGATCGTCGAATTCCAGAAGGTGATCGCGCCGCTGTTCGATCCCGCCGCGCATGGCGGCAATCCCGCCGATGCTTTCCATGTGATCTGCCCCTCGCTGCCGGGATTTGGTTTCTCGGAGAAGCCCAAGACCACCGGCTGGGGCGTCGATCGCATCGCCGCGACCTGGGCGAAGCTGATGGATCGGCTCGGCTACGCGCGCTACGGCGCCCAAGGCGGCGATTGGGGCTCGGCGGTGACGACCTCACTCGGCATGCAGGACCCCGAGCACTGCGCCGGCATCCACATCACGCTCGCCTTCAACGCAGCGCCGAAGGTGGATGGCGAACCGACGCCGGAGGAGAAGCGCGCGCTCGCCGGCCTCAAGCATTACGTCGATCTCGATTCCGGCTATTCAAAACAGCAATCGACGCGGCCGCAGACACTCGGCTATGGCCTGACGGATTCGCCGAGCGGACAGGCGGCCTGGATTCTGGAAAAGTTCTGGGCCTGGACCGATTGCGACGGCCATCCCGAGAACATCTTCAGGAAGGACGAGCTGCTGGACAACGTCATGCTGTATTGGGTGACGGAGACGGCGACGTCATCGGCGCGGCTCTATTGGGAGAGCTTTGGCAAGCGCCGGACGACGCCGAAGGTCAACGTACCCACAGGCGTTGCGGTGTTCCCCAAGGAGATCATCACGCCGGTGCGGCGCTGGATGGAACCGAACTTTTCCAGCATCACGCATTGGAGCGAGATGGAGAAGGGCGGTCATTTCGCCGCATTCGAGCAGCCGGAGCTGTATGTCGGCGATGTCAGGAAGTTCTTCGCGACGGTGCGGTGA
- a CDS encoding GatB/YqeY domain-containing protein: protein MLRDDINNAVKEAMKAKDERKLSTLRMVNSTIKNADIEARGNGKPPLSDADLLGVFQKMIKQRQESVELYEKGGRAELAAQEREEIAVISAYLPKQMSDDEVKKAIADAIGETGAAGMKDMGKVIAALRAKYAGQMDFGKASGLVKAALTG from the coding sequence ATGCTGCGCGACGACATCAACAATGCGGTTAAGGAGGCCATGAAGGCCAAGGACGAGCGTAAGCTCTCCACGCTGCGCATGGTCAACTCGACCATCAAGAACGCTGACATCGAGGCCCGCGGCAACGGCAAGCCGCCGCTCTCCGATGCCGACCTGCTTGGCGTCTTTCAGAAGATGATCAAGCAGCGTCAGGAGTCGGTCGAGCTCTACGAAAAGGGTGGCCGCGCCGAGCTCGCCGCGCAGGAGCGCGAGGAGATCGCGGTGATCTCGGCGTATTTGCCGAAGCAGATGTCGGATGACGAGGTCAAGAAGGCGATCGCGGATGCGATCGGCGAGACGGGCGCCGCCGGCATGAAGGACATGGGCAAGGTGATCGCGGCGTTGCGGGCGAAATACGCCGGCCAGATGGATTTCGGCAAGGCCAGCGGCTTGGTGAAGGCCGCGCTGACGGGCTAG